The stretch of DNA ttctgcttcccATTGTCATAATAGTCTTCAGTGAGATAAATTGTTAAGGGGTCTAGTGTATTTCAGGTGTTCCGTGGCCACtgagaggaaggagaggcaggGACCAGGGTCTGTCAAAAGTTGAACAAGGACTGGTGTGGTTCACCGAGACTGTTCTTTGGTAAAGCCACCATCTTCATGGTTGTTGCATGTCCTTCAGCTGGGCAGGAGCAGGGACACTACATTGGGAACTGCTCCATCCTGGGGTTTTTGCTTGCGTGATTTTCAGTGGAAAGATGATGCAACAGCAAATTACAATTGTCGACGTGATAATTTTTAGTGGTCCCTTCTTGTGAAAGATAGAGAGGTGGCCACAGGAGACCTAAGCACTCACAGAAAGTAGAAGCTTCAAAGAGGTTGACTCAGTTCAGTGGAAGTGGTGCAATGAAGGTGGGATCGATGTGTGTGATTAGAGAATGACACACGGAGTCTGGTTTCCAGAGAGGGATCTGTGCTTACAAAAGTTTTTCTGACCAGGAATTGGGGATCTGGTGTATGATTTGGGGACATCACAGAGTTGGGAAGGCACGGTGATGGTTGTATGCCAAACGGGTCTTCTACTTGGAATGCTGAAATCATCAAGAGAGAGTAGAAGGGGCTAGGGAGGAGAGAAGACTGAATCTACAAGCCCAGTGAAGCTGGGGACAGTGATGAATGGACATGTGTTCAAGAAGGGAAGGGTTTCTCTGGAGGGGCTGACCACATCACCAAACCCACCCTATCCCACTCAAAGTTTCTGTAGTGGGATCTATTCTTTTTCCAAAAATGTCAGAGGTGGCTTTCATTATTCAGAATATTTGGGTTTTGATGAAGTAGTACTCTGGGATCTGAGAAACCAAATTCACACGTCACTGAGggagtcatcttttttttttttttgtcttgagatGCATtctcgctttgttgtccaggctggagatcagtggcccgatctcagctcactgcagcctccaactcctgggtttaagagagtctcctgcctcagcctcctgagtagctgggactacagacatgtgccgccactcctagctattttttttttttagtagagacagagttttgctgtgttggccaggctagtcttgaactcctgacctcatgtgatctgcccctcttggccttctgaagtgctgggattacaggcataagccaccacgcccagcgaggGAGCCATCTTTCTTGTGAGAGAATGAGCCCTTTTTGTCATATTCACTGAATTTATATAAACTTCCATGAGTTTATTCATGGTCCTTTGAATTCTTATTTCTGTACTTCTTTTTATTAGTGTAGGTATTATTGCAAAGGACACTaaactttatatacatatatatttataatttacttatttaatgtatatttatttatttataatatatttatgtatttattttgagatggagtcttgctctgttgccaggcatgagtgcagtggctccatcttggctcactgcaacctccgcctccttggttctaGCGATTCTTCAATTTCTTCTGAgatatctttttcttctctgcaaaTTCATCCTCAGGGTTAGGAACAATTTGTTCCTTGTCAGTATAGATCTTCTCGATGTGGCATTGGGGGGTCATGTATGGGTTAATCCGATACTGAGCTCTGCAAGTCCCATAGCTCATCTTGGATGCTTCGTTTACCTGGATATGCTTAATGTGCCTAAGTGCTGGGacttaattttattacattaatttcctttgttttttgtcACCCTTAGTTATTTGGTTTGGTTGACCCTTAGAGAATCTACACCCAAACCCTTACATTCCACATTATTCTCTGCATTTTAAAGCATGTGCAGCAAAAATCTGGCACCCTATTTGGGCCACTGACCCTGTGTGCAGCCCCACTGTTCGGCCCTGGGCGCACTTCCCAGCCCCTCCGCTGCAACATCAAAATGGTCCACACTGCTTCAGTAAAGGGACATCTTTCAGACACTTGGTGGCTCTTTGTGTGTGCGTATACTTGATGGCCTGGGTAGTTTCAGGAAATGTCCTTTAAGCGAACAGGAAAACTGAAAGCTCTTGATTTGCATGATTTTGTGGGGTTTTCTGGATCAAGtgaataaagaagaattttcacaGATCACCTTAGGCCTCTTAGAGGAAGACCTATCATCACCATTATTAGAGTTTAAAAGAGTCCCACAGGACAAGGTGTGTTGCCTGGAGACCTTTGCCATGTTCATGGCAATTTACTGAGTGCATGAAAGATCCTTTACACCAAAATCTTTATCATGTATTATCTGTGATAAGCATGCCATTATCATTTCTATTACAttaatttcctttgtgattttgTCACCCTTATTTGGTTTGGTTGACCCTTAGATTTGAAATTGTTCTACAAATATACAAGACCAAAGCTGAAATCTTCTgtttttgctctctctctttctccttgatTTAAAGTTTATGATACGTTGAATTATTTTATTGGTCTTCTCAAAGAAATAACTGGAATTTGCATATTCTTttactgtttcattttctgtttcattaattgCAACTTATTTTTGCCTTAGTGATTTCATCCTAGTTCCTTTTGGTTGATTTTGTAGCTGCTTTTCTAACTTCATTAGAGGAAATTACATTTctttacatttgatttttttttttttttttttagtgaagcATTAAGAGCTCTGAGTAAAACTTTTTCAATGTCCCTTAGGTTTTGGTAAAAATTGCTattcttttcattgcttttagATAATTTAAATACCAGTTTTAAAATGTCTCCTTTGATGCAATACCTATTTATAAGGCTATTTCCTAATTCTGATATCGTTAATATTTTTTGTAGtcatctctctcttatttttttcagttattttggatTATAATAAGAGAAGGTTTCTTGTGAagacactatttaaaaaaatttttaataggttATCTTGATGGTCTAATACAGAActgttcaataaaaatataatgtaaaccACATACATATAATTGAAACTTTTTTAGTGGTCAtgttaaaaatcagcaaaaagaaaccactgaaatcaattttaataatgcattttatttaaccAGATATATCCCAAATACTATCCTTTCAACATGTATTCAACGTAAGATTATGACTTAactattttccatgttttttttcttgttaagtctTCAAAATCTAACATATATCTGACACTTAGAGCATACGTCAATTTGgaatagccacatttcaagtgctcaatagtgaTATGTAGTTAGTGACTATTATATGGTCAGTGTTCATAAATGTTCCATGGACACAATTAAAATTCtatcttttcaatttttcttttttttttaaatgagtcttactctgttgcccagtctggagtgcagtggtgagatcttggctcattgaaacctcctcTTCGCGGGTTcatctgattctcctgcctcagtctgccaagtagctgtgactacaggtgcatgccaccatgcccagctaattttttttttctattttttatggagatgagctttcatcatgttggccaggttggtctcgaatgcttgacctcaagtgattcactagccttggcctcccaaagtgctgggattacagacatgagtcaccaacCAAGCCAATTTTACTACCTTTTAAAAAACCCTctactggccgggcacggtggctcacgcctgtaatcccagcactttgtgaggccgaggcgggtggatcacgaggtcgagagatcgaaaccatcctgatcaatatggtgaaaccccgtctgtactaaaagtacaaaaaaattagctgtgcacagtggtgtgtgcctgtaatcccaggtactcaggaggctgaggcaggagaattgcctgaacccaggaggtggaggttgtggtgagccgagatcacgccattgcactccagcctgggtaacaagaacgaaactccgtctcaaaaaaaaaaaaaaccctctactGAAGCTGCCCAATTCTGGGAAGGATGTCTTTTTTAAAGTCCCCTTATATAACAGATCTTGCTCCAGTAATATTTCGGTTCTTGAATAGCTTTTGCTTTATATGTAGTGATTAGATTGGTGCAGGTAGGATTGAGacttgtattttcttcatttgttcacATGGTTTGCTGTTGTCATTAGATAATAAtcctaaaaatacatttcatctGATATCACTATTGCTACTcctatgttatatttttaattccccatcagttttaatttaaaaattatgtgtgtgcaggtgggtggctcacatctgtaatttcagcctttgggaggctgaggcaggattgtttgagcccaggactctgagagcagcctggacaacatggtgagactccatctctacaaaaaaataaaaaaattatccaggcatgatggtgcatgcctgtggtcccagctactcgggaggatgagacaggaggatcacttgatcccaggaggtggtggctgcagtgtgccatgttcatgccacctcactccagcctgggcaacagagcgaggcccatctcaaaaaaataaaaatttctttggtATGTGAAAATCTTGTTTAAAAGGTTTAGAAAACGTTTTTAAAACTCTAGTATGAAaaatctgggtgcagtggcatgcgcctgtggtcccagctacttgagaagctcgggtgagaggtgagaggatcattgaGCTCCGGAATTTCAGCTCCTGTGgtttttttgatttatttatttaaaacacaacaaaacccaaaatggcTTCaatctgatagtttcttttgaagTCGGCATTCTGATTCTGTCCATTCTTAATTGTATTCTTTCCATTGAGCGTAAGCTCATTCCTTTCACAGAAATTTCCTTTGTCCTTGTTGATTTTGGAATTCTACGGCACTTTTCCATTTCCATGGAGATGCAGTGTAGCATCTTCAAGTCTCCAACTCTTAACATCTGTCTCTTTCACGTGTAAGAGCCCTTGTGATTCCATTGTCCCTCGCAGATACCCGGAATAATCCCCCCATCTCAAAACCCTTAATTTAATCATCTGTGAAGTCTCTTCCATCTGTAATGGAACATATTCCCAGGTTTGAGGAACTACAATGTAGATACTTTTGTGGGGCTGTGATTCTGCCCACCAGAGACACTAAGCTTAAAGTGAAAGCCACACCTTATTCAAAGCCTGGAGGTTTTCCTGTATTCGgccatttaaatttttgttcCTGTCCTCCACAGACTTCTATTCTCCAGGCTTCAGAGCTATCCGCTTACCATTCAATGATCTCCTTTTGTCCTTAccttcctttgttcattttttaaaaacaatacctTTCAAAGAGCAAAAGTTTTAGATTTGATGAGGTTCAATCTAGCTAAGTTTTTGTCGTTTATACTTTTTATACCCTAAGGAAGCTTTGTCTATCCCAAGATGTGAAGATTAGCTTCTATGATCTCTTAAAAACATTAAAGAGTTTCAGTTTGTATGTTTAGCTCTGTGAGATTGGCACAAGGGAACCACACAGATCAggcttttgagatgtctttttctgtctctggaCTTGGCTGGTATGACCTCTTATTACGGACTGTGGTGCCCATAATGAAAGACACTGATAGATTAATCAGTAATAATTAACTGCAGCTGGGCACTTGGTCTTCCGTTCCCTGTTTATTTGCTAAGTGGCTCAGTGACAAGGTAAATAAGACAAAACAGATGTAGGAGGCACTGAGTGGGGTGGACAGTCAGCTGTCAGTGGCTTCTGCTGAGATGACCACAGGACTCCAGTTTCCCCTGCCACGACTGGCCACAGGACTGTTACTCCTCCTCAGTGTCCAGCGCTTGGCTGAGAGCGGGAAGGTGCTGGTGCTGCCCACGGATGGCAGCCACTGGCTCAGCATGCGGGAGGTTGTGCGGGAGCTCCATGCCAGAGGCCACCAGGCAGTGGTCCTCACCCCAGAGGTGAATATGCACATCAAAGAAGAGGACTTCTTCACCCTGACAACTTATGCCATTCCATACACCCAGGACGAATTTAATCACCTTTTGCTGAGCCACACTCAACTGTTCTTTGAAACAGaacattttctaaagaaattttcTAGAAGTatggaaattttgaaaaatatgtcttTGGTTGCACATGGGGCTTGTGTGGGGCTACTGCATAATGAGACCCTGATCAGGCACCTGAATGCTACTTCCTTTGATGTGGTTTTAACAGACCCTGTTTACCTCTGCGGGACAGTGCTGGCTAAGTACCTCTCGattcctgctgtgttttttttgaggTACATTCCGTGTGACTTAGACTTCAAGGGCACACAGTGTCCAAATCCTTACTCCTATGTTCCTAAGTTACTAACAATGAATTCAGACCACATGACATTCCTGCAGAGGGTCAAGAACATGCTCTACCCTCTGGCCCTGTCCTACATTTGCCATGCTTTTTCTGCTCCCTATGCAAACCTTGCCTCTGAGCTTTTTCAGAGAGAGGTGTCAGTGGTGGACATTCTCAGCCATGCATCTGTGTGGTTGTTCAGAGGGGACTTTGTGATGGATTACCCCAGGCCGATCATGCCCAACATGGTCTTCATTGGGGGCATCAACTGTGCCAACAGGAAGCCACTATCTCAGGTCTGTATTGGTGCCTTCATGCAATCAATGTTCCAggcaaaacacttttaaaaaaatgtatttacttacaAGTGCTTCCATATCTACTAATCTTTTCAGAGATTTCATTTCTGCCCCTCGTTGTAATAGCCTTCAGTGAGATAAACTGTTAAGGAGTCTATAGTAGTGTATTGAATAGTCATtgagaggaaggagaggcaggGACGAGGGTCTGTCGAAGGATGGACAAGGACTGGTGTGGTTCACTGACAGTGTTTATTTGTAAAGGCACCATCTTCATGGTTGTGCATGTCCTTCAGCTGGGCAGGAGCAGGGACACTACATGGAACTGCTCCATCCTGGGGTTTTTGCTTGTGCGATTTTCAGTGGAAAGATGATGCAACAGCAAATTACAGTTGTTGACGTGATAATTTTTAGTGGTCCTGTCTTGCGAAAGATAGAGAGGTGGCCACAGGAGACCTAAGCACTCAAAGAAGTTTGCCAAGTTCAGTGGAAGTGGGGCAATGAAGGTGGGATGGATGTCTGTGATTAGAGAATGACACACAGAGTTTGGTTTTCAGAGAGGAATTTGTGCTGACGAAAGCTTTTCTGGTCAGGATTTGGGGTCTGGTGCGTGATGTGGGGCCATCTCAGGGTTGGGAAGGCACAGTGATGGTTGCATGTCAAATGAGTCTTCTACTTGGAATGCTGAAATTATCAAGAGATGGTGGAAGGGCTAGAGAGGAGATAAGACTGTGAGTCTATAAGCCCAGTGAAGCTAAGGACAGTGATGAATGGACATGTGTCCAAGCAGGGAAGGGTTTCTCAGGAGGGGCTTACCACATCACCAAACCCACCCCATCCCACTCCAGGTTTCTATAGTGGGATCTGCTCCTTTATCAAAAATTTTGCACACAGCTTTCATTAATCCAGAATATTTGGGTTTCATTGAAATGGTACTCTGGGAGCTGAATATTGTATTTTGTTCCTTGGTGTGCCATATATTTCATGAGAGAGTTCAGCCTTTTTATGGTGTATTCAGCAAATGTATATGAACTTCCGTGACTTTATATCCTTTTGtattcttatttctttacttctttttattaacATAGGTATGATTGCAAAAGACTCTaagcttcatttttgtttttggtcaaATCCCATAATGTTTGTTTTACTGGTGGTTTTTCCCCCTCATGCAATTTAGTTATTCAATgataaaatatgtgtttattagatttgtaaaaatgttgaaaagtgGGATGGCATTTAAATAGTGACTGTTGCccttttcttccagtttttccaATGTGAACATATTTTCTAAAGTTAAGTACATTGGCTCAAATCCTCACTGTCATGTCAGTGGAGCAGAACAAATTGGGAACTATGGCACGTGTCTCTCTTGCTCTGCCCGTTAGAAAAGTCCACATTAACAGGCTAACTTTCGTGTGTGATAAAGAACAGGCTAATTTATTCAATAGTGAGGCCAATGACTGTTTCTCAGCATGAGGTCACACTAgatttaatatggtttggctctgtgtcccccactaaatctcatcttgaattgttattcccataatccccaagtgtcaaggatgggacctggtgggaggtgaatggatcatggaggcagtttcccacCTGCTGCTCTCATCATTCTGAATGAGTTCTTataaggtctgatggttttataaggggcccTTCTCCCTTGGCTTGcaagcactctctctctctctctctctctctttctctctctgtcttgctttctctctcttgtgtgcaggcgcatgccactatgtaagacatgtctttgcctctctctcaccttctgccaggattgtaagtttcctgaggccgcccccaccagccatgtggaactgagagtctattaaagctctttcctttataaattacccagtcttgggtatgtctttatagcagtgtgagaatggactaatatagtcaATTGGTACCACCAAGAGTGGgttactgctataaagatacttgaaaatgtggaagtgactttgggactgggtaacaggcagagggaacagtttggagagctcagaagaagacaggaagatgtgggaaagtttggaacttcctagagacttgctgaactGTTTTGACCAAATGCTGATAATGCTGTGGAAAATGAAGTCCACACtcagtctcagatggaaatgaggaacttattgggacctggagcaaaggtcactcttgccaTGGTTTagaaagagactggtggcattttccTCTTGCCCAAGAgatctatggaactttgaacttgagagagatgatctgaaattggaatgtatgtttaaaagggaagcagagcataaaagtatggaaaatttgcagcctctccatgtggtagaaaagaaaaaccacccattttgtggggagaaattcaagctggctgcagaaataaCTGGCTGCATAAATTTACATAAGGAGGATcaaaatgttaattgccaagataatggggaaaatggCCCTAGGGTATGTTAGAGACCTTTGCAGCagaccctcccatcacaggcctgaggcctaggaaggaaaaaaaaatgttgtgggCTGGGTGTAGGCATCCCCTGCTGTGTGCGGCCTCAcaacttggtgccctgtgtcccagtgGCTCCAGatatggctaaaaggggccaaggtacagctcaggctattgcttcagagggtacaagcgtcaagccttggcagcttccctGTGGTGCTGGGCCTGCGGGTACACAGAAGATAAGAATTTAGGTTTGGGAACCTTCACataaatttcagaggatgtatggaaatgtctggatgtccaggcagaagtttgctgcatgGGTGGAgcccttatggagaacctctgctagggcagtgtggaagagtAACGTGGGGTTGGAGCCTCCCACACAGAGTtgccactggggcactgcctagtggagttgtgagaataaggccaccatcctccagaacccAGAACATAGCTTGCACCAGGTGCCTGGGAAAGcctcagacactcaatgccagcctctGAAAGCAGCTAGGAGAGGGGCtttaccctgcaaagccacagtatCAGAGCTGTCCAAGACTGTGGGAGCCCACTTCTGGCATCAGcatgacctagatgtgagacatggatttaaaggagataattttggagctttaagatttaatgactaccctacctgattttggacttgcatggggtctgtagcccctttatttctcccatttggaatgagaaCATGTACCCAATTTCTGTACCCCTATTgtgtcttggaagtaactaacttgtttttgatcttACAGGCTCATGggggaagggacttgctttgtctcatatgagactttggactgtggacttttgagttaatgctgaaataagttaagactttggaggactgttgggaaggcacgattggtttagaaatgtgaaaagacatgagatttgggaggggccagggcagaatgatatggtttgactccgcatttctacccaaatctcatcgcaaattgtaatttccataatccccatgtgttaaggatggggcctggtgggaggtgattggatcatgtgggcagtttcccccatgctgttctcatcgTACTGAATGTGTTTGTGTTcttatgagagctgatggtttttttttttttttttttttgagacggagtttcactcttgttacccaggctggagtgcaatggcgtgatctcagctcactgcaacctccacctcctgggttcaggcaattctcctgcctcagcctcctgagtagctgggattacatgcacgcatcactgtgcccagctaattatttgtatttttagtagagacggggtttcatcatgttgaccaggatggtctcgatctcttgaccacgtgatccacccacctcagcctcccaaagtgggcatgagccaccacgcctggcccgagctgatggttttataagggacttttcccCTTTCACTCACAAGCTCttcctctttgtttctctcttgcttgctgccatgtgagacgtaCCTTTGCCTCTTTCTCACCTTCTGTCACAATTTTAAGTTTCCAGAGGTGCCCCCAAcccggccatgtggaactgagtcaattaagcctctttactttataaattacccagtcttgggtatgtctttatagcagtgtgagaacagactaatataagaTTTGTGGTGATTGAAGTTATACTGAAAGGGTTTAAAGGAAACtctgagaaaaggaaatgaatctGCATTTACTGAGAAATGTGACAAGAAAGTGGAATTAGAAATTCCCAGAAAGGCAAGCTGTtgtgtgaatgaatgattttCCAAGATGGGGAAGTCTCTCTACCTGTTtggagacagaaagtggaatcAGAGGAGAAGAAGATGATGGACAGAAAGGATCATTTCCTCTTCCAGATGCTTTCCAGTGTGTGATGTAAGCTGAACTAAAACCAGCTGTGTGGTGCTCCaaccagaaaaaaatgtctggcattttggatttttggaccCTACTGAGATGGTCACAGGTCTCCAGGTCTCCTGGGGCTTACAGGGTCATGCTTTTCCTCCTCTGGCATGCTTGGTCAGAGGTACAAGTAATTCCATGGAGGGAATTCATTTTAAGGATCTCAAGATAGTCATCTTTGCAGCAGACGAAATGCCCCCCTTTTCCACTCTGAAAACCTTATCAAACCCTTTTATAAAAGATGAATACTAATATACAGGCCTCTAGCAGTCTTCCGTTTTTGAGCTGAGACAAAAGCTGGAAATTCACTGAAGGTGGAGAAAAGGGGTGCCGACCCTCTGCTTCTGCTTCCCTTGGAGTTCCTCCGACCCCCAAAAATATTCTCCAGTGGGTTTCCAAAGAAGTCAAACGAGAATAGGTCCTGGCCGCCAAAACACTCCCTAAAGACCTCGGCCGGGTCGCGGAAGCTGAAGACATACTCGAAGGGGTCCTCCAAGGGTCCGCTGCTGGCGCAGCCACTCTCCGCCCCCGCCTCGCCATAGCGGTCGTAGATGTCGCGTTTCTTGGAGTTCGACAACACCTTGTAGGCCTCGGCCACGTGCTTGAATCTCCTCTCCGCTTCCTCCTTGTTCTTGGGGTTTTTGTCCGGGTGCCACTTGAGCGCCAGCTTGCGGTAGGCCTTCTTGATGGCCTGGGCAGGCCCAGCACCTCGTAGTAGTCCATGCTGGATAGCCAGGATGGCCTGTGGGCCACTGGCGCAGTGAGCGGCACGACTGCCAGCCCCTGAGCCTGAGTGCTAGGCGACGTGGGCAGCAAAGAGGAACGCACCTTATGACGCCACCACATCTCATTGGTCGAGGCCTAGGAGC from Callithrix jacchus isolate 240 chromosome 6, calJac240_pri, whole genome shotgun sequence encodes:
- the LOC100405984 gene encoding UDP-glucuronosyltransferase 1A3 isoform X2 codes for the protein MTTGLQFPLPRLATGLLLLLSVQRLAESGKVLVLPTDGSHWLSMREVVRELHARGHQAVVLTPEVNMHIKEEDFFTLTTYAIPYTQDEFNHLLLSHTQLFFETEHFLKKFSRSMEILKNMSLVAHGACVGLLHNETLIRHLNATSFDVVLTDPVYLCGTVLAKYLSIPAVFFLRYIPCDLDFKGTQCPNPYSYVPKLLTMNSDHMTFLQRVKNMLYPLALSYICHAFSAPYANLASELFQREVSVVDILSHASVWLFRGDFVMDYPRPIMPNMVFIGGINCANRKPLSQEFEAYINASGEHGVVIFSLGSMVSEIPEKKAMEIADALGKIPQTVLWRYTGTRPSNLANNTILVKWLPQNDLLGHPKTRAFITHSGSHGIYEGICNGVPMVMMPLFGDQMDNAKRMETKGAGITLNVLEMTSEDLENALKAVINDKSYKENIMRLSSLHKDRPVEPLDLAVFWVEFVMRHKGAPHLRPAAHDLTWYQYHSLDVIGFLLAIVLTVAFIAFKCCAYGYRKCFGKKGRVKKAHKSKTH
- the LOC100406349 gene encoding LOW QUALITY PROTEIN: dnaJ homolog subfamily B member 3 (The sequence of the model RefSeq protein was modified relative to this genomic sequence to represent the inferred CDS: inserted 2 bases in 2 codons); this translates as MDYYEVLGLPRXIKKAYRKLALKWHPDKNPKNKEEAERRFKHVAEAYKVLSNSKKRDIYDRYGEAGAESGCASSGPLEDPFEYVFSFRDPAEVFRECFGGQDLFSFDFFGNPLENIFGGXEELQGKQKQRVGTPFLHLQ